In Luteibaculum oceani, one DNA window encodes the following:
- a CDS encoding sigma-54 interaction domain-containing protein — translation MTPDIQQIKQRFGIIGHNPLLNRALEIAKQVAPTDMSVLVTGESGSGKEVMPQIIHQFSHRKHNPYIAVNCGAIPEGTIDSELFGHEKGSFTGATDSRKGYFEEANGGSIFLDEVAELPLQTQVRLLRVLETGEYLRVGSSKVHKTDVRIIAATNVNMEQAVKNGSFREDLFYRLNSVPIEIPPLRKRGEDIYLLFRKFSADFADKYKMPPVQLTEDAKEILMRYSWPGNIRQLKNVTEQISILEPTREVDSQTMTKYLPPAFKKQVPVVYKDEKKNQESFSEREILYKVLFDLKNELSELKQLVMRGNMTGNQDYSGAGAVSYYDNSSYETSDQLNPPPPLQLPPKKSEDFDIHEEVEENYSIAETEKDLIKKALAKHNNKRKSAAKELGISERTLYRKIKEYDLN, via the coding sequence ATGACCCCTGACATCCAACAAATAAAACAGCGCTTTGGCATTATTGGGCACAACCCTTTGCTGAATAGAGCATTGGAAATTGCAAAACAGGTAGCTCCAACAGATATGTCTGTTTTAGTTACTGGGGAAAGCGGTTCGGGTAAGGAGGTAATGCCTCAAATTATCCATCAATTTTCGCATCGCAAACACAACCCCTACATTGCTGTTAACTGTGGAGCTATCCCAGAAGGCACAATAGATTCAGAGCTTTTTGGCCACGAAAAAGGATCCTTTACCGGAGCAACCGACTCTAGAAAAGGTTACTTCGAAGAAGCCAATGGAGGTTCTATTTTCTTGGATGAAGTGGCCGAACTGCCGCTACAAACTCAAGTACGTTTATTAAGAGTTTTAGAAACGGGTGAATACCTTAGAGTAGGTTCTTCGAAAGTGCATAAAACCGATGTTAGAATTATTGCAGCTACCAATGTTAATATGGAGCAAGCAGTAAAAAACGGGAGCTTTAGAGAGGATTTATTCTACCGTTTAAACTCGGTTCCAATAGAAATTCCGCCCTTGCGCAAACGAGGAGAAGACATCTATTTGTTATTTAGAAAATTTTCAGCTGACTTTGCTGACAAGTATAAAATGCCTCCGGTACAGCTTACCGAGGATGCCAAAGAAATTTTAATGCGCTACAGCTGGCCGGGAAATATAAGGCAACTTAAAAACGTTACAGAACAAATTTCTATCCTGGAACCCACCCGAGAAGTGGATAGCCAGACGATGACCAAATACCTTCCGCCGGCTTTTAAAAAGCAAGTTCCAGTAGTTTATAAAGACGAGAAAAAGAATCAAGAATCTTTTTCGGAAAGGGAAATACTCTATAAGGTTTTATTCGATCTAAAAAATGAGTTGAGCGAATTAAAACAGCTGGTTATGCGCGGCAACATGACGGGTAATCAGGATTATAGCGGAGCCGGAGCAGTAAGTTATTACGACAATAGCAGCTACGAAACTTCGGATCAGTTAAATCCACCGCCCCCACTGCAATTACCTCCAAAAAAGAGCGAGGATTTTGATATTCACGAGGAAGTGGAGGAAAATTACAGTATTGCAGAAACCGAAAAAGACCTGATTAAGAAAGCCCTGGCAAAGCATAATAACAAAAGAAAAAGTGCGGCCAAGGAGCTAGGAATTTCGGAGCGA